In the genome of Anabaena cylindrica PCC 7122, the window GGTACTTATTACTGGTGTACCTGTGGAAATTCACAGAATCAGCCTTTTTGTGATGGTGGTCATAAAGGTAGCGAATTTATACCCCAAGCTTTTGAATTAACTGATAAGAAAACAGTCGCTTTGTGTCAATGCAAATATACAGCTAATGCTCCTTTTTGTGATGGCGCTCACAGTAAACTCTAATTTGTAATGGGAACAAAAATTAACAGAAACATTTTTTGTTCTAGCAATTAGTGTTAAATCATTACTGTTTAAAAACTCAACAGCCCCTTTTCCTTTTTTCACCCATTTAGAGAATTGGTAAAGGGGTGTTTTGTATTTGAATATCTTAGAGGATGTGTGAAAAGTATTCAGCGAATATAATTAATTTAATTATATTTGCCCATTTACAGCAGGGTTCAGACTTGTCCGTGAACCTCAGTCGAACGGAATCAGGAGTAAAACTGGCTTGGTGTCTGGCTTTTAATTTAGATTCTATATCATATGGCTACGCCACGCAAGCTATCGGCTAGCGCTCACGGAAGCCTCATTGATATGCAATCCGCTGTAAGTAAGAAATTAGACTTTTAAAACATCCTTTTAGATGCAGTTAAGGTACTTCAATGGGAATCAAGGTATTTTCCGGTAAATAGCTGTGAAAACAACCTTCATCTGCTAAAACTAACATTAGACGCAGGGAATAATCTGGAGGAACTTGCAAATCTGCCCAGGGTATGGCTATTTCTAAACAAGTATCTAAAGCAGCTTGGGCGCGACTAACACGAGGATGCCATTGATAGTTATCTCCTGCTTCTCGAAATTGAATTGATTGTGTGAGTAAATTAATTTCTAGATGATGGTGAAACAGGTAATTAACTGGTGATATATCTGGTGCTTCTGCCAAGGGTACGGGGCTATTAACCATTGTTCTATCTGGATAAAACCAGAGTAAATTCAATTCTGGTGGTAGTTCTTTTCCTGGTGCAATGCCGCTTTTAAAGTCTACCCGCAAATAAAAATTCAGGTGATCTACTCCATACCAGAGTCTCTGAACGAGGCTGCTGTTGTGCATTGTTCCCCGTGCGCCACCGATTTCTAAGCGTCCAGCTTTATCCCAGTCTTGTTCATCACCTAGACCATTAATAACTGGATGAATAAAGCCTTCTGGTTTATGATCTGCCCGTGCTGCATGGACTTCTAATGGTTTTGTTAAATAGGCTGGTATGGGTTCATTTAAGGCTTTATAAATGCCATAGAGATGTTCACGAAATAACTTGTCAAAGATGGCATCTTGATTTGAGGAATGTCCTTCGCCAAACCACCAAAACCAGTCCGATCCTTCGGCTGCATATAAGGCTTCCCAAGCTGCGGGGTTGTTTTCTTCTGTGGCTTCGGGGTGATTGGCTAGAACTTGTCTAGCGTGTTTGAGGTAGTCCCAGGCACGATTTTTGGCGGGATCACCTATCCAGGTGGTGAAGCTACCATCTACCCAGGAACCGCTATGGAGTTGTTCTCCGGGAATGGTGGCTGTGGGGGGGAATTTGTCTATAAATTCGGAGACGGTGACGAGTTTGATGTGAGGTTCGTCACTTAAGCTTTGATATAGGGTTTCTAGGAAGGGTTTACCATCTTGGGGATAAAATTCCCAGCAATTTTCACCATCTAAGGCGATGGTAACTAACCAGGGCTGTTCGCTGGGGTTCTCTCTTTGCATTTTAGCGATCGCTTGCAAATGTCCCACTAAGTCTGCTGTAGCCTGTTTTGGAGGCATTGAACTGTATGTAAAACCAATCAAATCTGATAATCTATGGTCGCGGAATACTATTGATACATCACCGACTGGAGTTTGCACACGATAAGGACGATAAAGCAATTCTGGTTGCATCACATTGCCAGCCCCATCTCGATGGAAAAAGTGTTTCAGCGTCCAACCCAAAACGGCTTCATCTGAGCAAATCCACTTAAAACCTTGTTTAATAATATACGGTAAAATTTCTGGGCTAACTGATTGTTCAGAAGGCCATAAACCGCGTGGTTCCTGTCCAAAGCGGTCTTGATATAAATCCCAAGATTTTTGTAAATGACGGGGAATATCTTCAGCCCATTGAAAACGATTATCTGGTAAGTTCATGTTGGGGACTGCTACCCGACCGGAATTTGTATCTGCTAACAAGGGTAAAATCGGGTGCGTGTAGGGGGTTGTGGTGACTTCTAGTTGCCCCGTTTCCTGCATTTTCCGGTGTTGGGGAATAATGCGTCCCAGGATTTGGCGTTGTTTAGAATAAATGCGTTGGCGATCGCTTAAAGTAAAATTTCGTCCCTGTTCTAACCAAGTTGCAATTTCCGGGTCATCCCAAAACAGCGGGTCAATCCAAGCCAAATTATGCCAAGCCAGTAAATCGCTGTAATCTGAAGCTTGCCAATTTGCTAAACACCATCCATGTCCATGTTCCTGCCTTTGGTAGTACAACTCAGCATAGCGAGGATGAGGATCAATTAGTGTGTGGTGATTCCCATCAAAAAAATGCTCAACAATAAATTCCCTCTGTTCTGTGGTTAACTTTTCAACAGGTGTCAAGCTGGCTGTCAGGTAAGGATCAAAAGCAGTACCAGCAATATAATCTTCTAGTTGCAAAATCAAAGATGGTACTAAATTCACCGTCTGGTGTAACTTAGGATACTTTTCTAACAGCAAGATCAAATCCAGATAATCTTTAGTTCCATGTAACCTTACCCAAGGTAGACGGTACTGCTGGCTAAGAGAACCCGCACCACTGCTGCTAGGAGACTTATACAGTGGCTGATGTTGATGCCAGATAAAAGCGACATAGAGGGGGTGAGACATAGGGAGTGATCAAGTAATGGGGGGATTGGGTAATAATTTTGAATTATCAATGATAGTAATTCATACTGGGTAATTGGTAATGGGTAATTGGTGATTGGTGATTAGAACAATGACTTTCTCATCCTCCCCATCTTCCCAAGTCCCCAGTCCCCAATCCCAAGTCCCCAGTCCCCAATGCCTAGATAACCTGCTCGATTTCGGAAATTTCGGGGATCATTTCCTTAAGACGGCGTTCAATACCCATTCTCAGAGTCATTGCTGAACTAGGACAAGAACCGCAAGCACCTTGTAACCGCAGTTTCACAATCGGTCCATCCAGTTCTACGAGTTCCACGTTACCGCCATCAGACATTAGGTAAGGGCGTAATTCATCTAATACGGTCTCCACGTTTTCAGTTGTCAGTTCCAGAGTTGCCATAGTTGTAGACCTGCTAAATTAACGATTGGGGTGGAAATTGGAATTTAGGAATTATATCCTTTACCCAAAATATCCAAAATTTATGCTTTTGCTGATTTAAATCGATCCTAGATCTAATTGTCGCTATATTGTCAGTTATCTGTTTTTGATCACTAAAGCAACTTGATATTAGGATAGGTAAAATTAGTGATGGAATGAGCCGCATTCCAGGAAACATCACTAATACCATTTTCATACTCTTCTCCCACTTGCTTAGTCATGATGTAATAATCATCAAATTTTTCATAAGTGTCTGTAAATTTCAGCACACTGCTAAATTCATTGATCTAAGAGCCGCAAAATACCACAATAGCGATTGGCAATGTAACCATGACCAGTATCAAAGTAGTCTAAAGTCTCAATGAATAAAGCCATACGACCCATGACTCGATTTTCTTGATAAATTTTGCGATCGCGGATTTTGTACTGGGAATCTATAGATTTATCCTTGGCTAAAACTGTCACTGAGTCTGTTTCATCTGAATTTAAGACTTTCTCTATTTATGACAGATTTAATTACTTTTTGCCATTAGCTTGATCATTTGTAGACAATCACAAGCGATCGCATTTTGTGGGTCAAACTTGAGTGCTTGTTGCCAAGATGCGATCGCTTCTCTCCATTCTCCTTGCAATGCCGATAATTTCCCAGCTAAGGCATGGAAGTCTGCATTGCTGTAATACAAAGCTAGAGCTTGATTGTTCTGCGTTGCTGCTTCTGGATAACGCCCTGTTGACAATAAATGCAGTGCTTGTCTGTGATACCAGATAGCTTGGTCGTGCAGACTGAGCAAGTCAGATAAATCGGCTTTGCAGCGTCTACAAGTTGGAGAGGAAACAGGAGGGGGAAATAGAGAAGTATTGCTATCAGTTTCTCCCTCTTGCTCCCCGCTCCTTTTCTCACCTGTTCCCTTTGTCGGACGATAAACTACACCACAGACAGGACATTTCATGATTTCTCACTCTGACTCATTGGAAATTGCGTAGTAAAGAAAATCTGAGAGTTCTTCTTGTAATTGGGGTAATTCTGCACTCTTGTTTGCGATCGCATTTTCAATCTGGGCTAATAAGTCTTGTAATTCCTCTGCTTGTTCAGAATCTATGGTCAGAAGTGTTTGTTGAGCGCGGTCTAAAAGTGCTGTTAATTCTGGATCAATTTCTGCTGCTGAGATGTCAATTGTTTCATCACTTGCAAACAAGGCATCTAAATCTGCCCTGGCTTGTTTCAATTCATGGCTAGAAAGCTTCTGGATACCTGCATTATTGACTACTAGCGTTCCTTGTTGCCCATTGCCTTTTTCAGTCGTGGTGACAGTGAGAATGCCATTCACATCAAAGTCAAAGTGAACCTCGATTTGAATACCTCCTGCTGGTTTGGGTGGTAAGTTCTCTACCTTAAAAGAACCTAGAGGAACATTTTCTTCGGCGATCGTATTTTCTCCTTGAAAAACTTCAATTTCTACAATTTCTTGTTCATCAGACACGGTGCAATAAACATGAGAGCGAGAAACAGGGACAACGCTGTTACGGGGAATAATCACACTGAAGTAACCCGGCATTATACCCATTAGTGTAGACACAGCCGCAGAAATACCCAAGGAATGGGGAATCACATCGACAAGAATGGCATCAACCGATTCACCTATTAACACCCCAGCTTGTAAAGCTGCTCCCAACGCCACACAAAGGTCTGGTTGAATGCCATCACTAGGAGCTTGTCCCAGATGTTCTGAAATCATTTCTTGCACCAGAGGGATGCGCGTAGAACCACCAACTAAGATGATTCGGTCAATATCACCGGGTAATAGGTCAGCATCGGTGAGGGCGCGGTCAATTGCCTCTAAGGTTTCTGTTAACAAGGGACGAATTAATTTTTCCAAATCAGCTCGTGCTACTTCTGTCTCTAGATGGAGAGCAGTCTTACCTTTACTACCTAAAAAGGCTTCTCGAACTGTGGCAAAAGCGTGGGAACTCAAGTCAATTTTTAACTGCTCGGCTGCTCGTAAAAGACGCGCTTGGGTGACGGCATCATCGGGTACATCCACACCATGCTGTTTACG includes:
- a CDS encoding CDGSH iron-sulfur domain-containing protein, translating into MNEPVIADKKPAMLELEAGTYYWCTCGNSQNQPFCDGGHKGSEFIPQAFELTDKKTVALCQCKYTANAPFCDGAHSKL
- a CDS encoding glycoside hydrolase family 57, with protein sequence MSHPLYVAFIWHQHQPLYKSPSSSGAGSLSQQYRLPWVRLHGTKDYLDLILLLEKYPKLHQTVNLVPSLILQLEDYIAGTAFDPYLTASLTPVEKLTTEQREFIVEHFFDGNHHTLIDPHPRYAELYYQRQEHGHGWCLANWQASDYSDLLAWHNLAWIDPLFWDDPEIATWLEQGRNFTLSDRQRIYSKQRQILGRIIPQHRKMQETGQLEVTTTPYTHPILPLLADTNSGRVAVPNMNLPDNRFQWAEDIPRHLQKSWDLYQDRFGQEPRGLWPSEQSVSPEILPYIIKQGFKWICSDEAVLGWTLKHFFHRDGAGNVMQPELLYRPYRVQTPVGDVSIVFRDHRLSDLIGFTYSSMPPKQATADLVGHLQAIAKMQRENPSEQPWLVTIALDGENCWEFYPQDGKPFLETLYQSLSDEPHIKLVTVSEFIDKFPPTATIPGEQLHSGSWVDGSFTTWIGDPAKNRAWDYLKHARQVLANHPEATEENNPAAWEALYAAEGSDWFWWFGEGHSSNQDAIFDKLFREHLYGIYKALNEPIPAYLTKPLEVHAARADHKPEGFIHPVINGLGDEQDWDKAGRLEIGGARGTMHNSSLVQRLWYGVDHLNFYLRVDFKSGIAPGKELPPELNLLWFYPDRTMVNSPVPLAEAPDISPVNYLFHHHLEINLLTQSIQFREAGDNYQWHPRVSRAQAALDTCLEIAIPWADLQVPPDYSLRLMLVLADEGCFHSYLPENTLIPIEVP
- a CDS encoding NifU family protein, encoding MELTTENVETVLDELRPYLMSDGGNVELVELDGPIVKLRLQGACGSCPSSAMTLRMGIERRLKEMIPEISEIEQVI
- a CDS encoding DUF3386 family protein, coding for MLKFTDTYEKFDDYYIMTKQVGEEYENGISDVSWNAAHSITNFTYPNIKLL
- a CDS encoding DUF3386 family protein, which produces MTVLAKDKSIDSQYKIRDRKIYQENRVMGRMALFIETLDYFDTGHGYIANRYCGILRLLDQ
- a CDS encoding tetratricopeptide repeat protein, with translation MKCPVCGVVYRPTKGTGEKRSGEQEGETDSNTSLFPPPVSSPTCRRCKADLSDLLSLHDQAIWYHRQALHLLSTGRYPEAATQNNQALALYYSNADFHALAGKLSALQGEWREAIASWQQALKFDPQNAIACDCLQMIKLMAKSN
- a CDS encoding Hsp70 family protein; its protein translation is MKAVGIDLGTTNSEVAIVENGQVRVLPGEDGDLILPSCVGFSDTGKVLVGREALRQYAAAPERTVKSIKRWMGTDHKTTLGDKEYLPHEVSAIILRALKQRAENALGETITQAVITVPAYFTDAQRQATKTAGEIAGLEVLQIINEPTAAALAYDLRSEETERVLVYDLGGGTFDVSVVEITGEVTEVLATHGNNRLGGDDFDRLLQLYLVDLFRKQHGVDVPDDAVTQARLLRAAEQLKIDLSSHAFATVREAFLGSKGKTALHLETEVARADLEKLIRPLLTETLEAIDRALTDADLLPGDIDRIILVGGSTRIPLVQEMISEHLGQAPSDGIQPDLCVALGAALQAGVLIGESVDAILVDVIPHSLGISAAVSTLMGIMPGYFSVIIPRNSVVPVSRSHVYCTVSDEQEIVEIEVFQGENTIAEENVPLGSFKVENLPPKPAGGIQIEVHFDFDVNGILTVTTTEKGNGQQGTLVVNNAGIQKLSSHELKQARADLDALFASDETIDISAAEIDPELTALLDRAQQTLLTIDSEQAEELQDLLAQIENAIANKSAELPQLQEELSDFLYYAISNESE